A region of Gracilinanus agilis isolate LMUSP501 chromosome 3, AgileGrace, whole genome shotgun sequence DNA encodes the following proteins:
- the SGO2 gene encoding shugoshin 2, with protein sequence MFASEMEDPDSSGALFFTQRIKRYVKDKKTSKVNKLNTSLASKIKNKIINNSSIIKISLKHNNRALAQALSVVKENSRKLTTEKMLLQKEVEKLNFQNAFLRQKLNNLNKTLIEIEAFMSSNLISAIEMTNHTEDYQSPFLLTACQKKDVGNQLDLLRHSFGRTVPHIRPTQLPMRVLLTSADDDNDSGDKETFNYDSNLTSKKVPHSLTPVACKASLSNQFHLELLESPEKNNEKIDALDNPERNVSVVGVLSTENQAHPEEGSKSSSASELNNIHYVGKVKQKRSRSNSQSGNVTERKKRLPSWESSNLPTAIPLAVDLEQREVSNNVLNWSNKVNDNSTEKETKTHQNGLCHLDSQSQSASDLNEKFPIVVLPNDEQQLHKEVYETDTDLTATKVSKIVTVQTGAQDKSNPKTKASGKKAFRKVKDSSTDKNREKSKVQPKTSSYLPRKERDKNTEESSSLALTDSSKSEDQKLTLDTEQFTQLNTWKNIMCQELSEQNVVQISQQHDKKKKVRKTYVLNKEEKKRVSFSSPLSNESHQDSSCGMGHSFQNFDKVREFRRTFVVNNSNKDSCFLSQNDNELGSGILENLENELQTIDNYTKGSQNLSDFKTPNSLSKEKQTSKQSNTDLSKKPLKYSRKRTHEIIFEMNQIHETYNKVMQHKESHIEDLNSETYKPKKTPKYQENNIENGSCVEVTRKKMENHDQCSDLQKLDKMCGKNSLDKPLSLLIKPKPKMFMQPADHTQHSVPLESGLKHSMRKLESDPKYSEHQKGQTQNTITTPSEKIFHNSLMTVTKERTKVPNKRESKSKKSRKTYVVAPVDQNEIREKIPEALEERLNPCDSEQVIQEPNLENENVLVRIKPDKFTCNPVRENTSCHLNSKTKKFSPYTMLKEGFLNLDKPVARNQKLPENVTLKESPIFHVDNTEQKRVSQEKTEGTVFQVGRRTETAGKGTKPLQDLTNASLVSHNSPKSQSALDEISPIKPTKRTRDAVCYKEPSLKKKLRQGNNSKPKKSKGRQKEEDKESLQEIL encoded by the exons ATGTTTGCTTCAGAAATGGAGGATCCAGATTCCTCTGGAGCTTTATTTTTCACTCAGAGAATTAAGAGATATGTGAAAgataagaaaacttcaaaagtcAATAAGTTGAATACTTCTCTTGCatcaaagataaaaaacaaaataataa ACAATTCTTCTATCATTAAGATTTCTTTAAAACACAACAACCGGGCATTGGCTCAGGCTCTGAGTGTAGTCAAAGAAAATTCTCGAAAACTTACAACTGAAAAAATGTTATTACAGAAGGAAGTGGAgaaattaaattttcaaaatgcttttcttCGTCAAAAGCTAAATAATCTG AATAAAACCCTCATAGAAATAGAAGCCTTCATGAGCAGTAACTTGATATCTGCGattgaaatgacaaaccacactGAG GATTATCAGAGTCCCTTTCTATTGACAGCTTGCCAGAAGAAAGATGTTGGTAACCAGTTGGATTTATTACGACATTCTTTTGGGAG gactGTTCCTCACATCAGACCTACCCAGTTGCCTATGAGAGTTCTGCTTACATCAGCAGATGATGACAATGACAGTGGTGATAAAGAGACATTTAACTATGACAGCAATTTAACATCCAAGAAAGTACCTCATTCTCTCACTCCAGTAGCATGCAAAGCATCTTTATCTAATCAGTTCCATTTGGAATTATTGGAAAGTCctgagaaaaataatgagaagaTAGATGCTCTAGATAATCCAGAAAGAAATGTTTCTGTTGTCGGTGTACTTTCCACAG AAAATCAGGCCCATCCAGAAGAAGGTTCCAAAAGTTCATCAGCAAGTGAACTGAATAATATTCATTATGTAGGAAAGGTAAAACAGAAAAGATCTCGTAGTAATAGTCAATCTGGAAATGTGACTGAAAGAAAAAAGCGTCTACCCTCTTGGGAGTCCAGTAATCTTCCTACAGCAATTCCCCTTGCAGTAGATTTGGAACAAAGAGAAGTTTCCAATAATGTTTTAAATTGGAGCAACAAGGTAAATGACAActctacagaaaaagaaactaaaacacATCAAAATGGATTATGCCATCTTGACTCACAATCTCAATCTGCCAGTGACCTTAATGAAAAGTTCCCCATTGTGGTTCTGCCAAATGATGAACAGCAGCTGCACAAAGAAGTGTATGAAACTGATACAGATTTAACTGCCACTAAAGTTAGCAAAATTGTTACAGTTCAAACAGGTGCCCAGGATAAAAGTAATCCTAAAACTAAAGCTTCTGGGAAAAAAGCTTTTAGAAAAGTGAAAGATTCAAGTACTGACAAGAATAGAGAGAAGTCAAAAGTACAGCCTAAAACCAGTTCATATTTACCTAGGAAAGAAAGGgataaaaatacagaagaaagcaGTTCTCTTGCTTTGACTGATAGTAGTAAATCTGAAGATCAGAAGCTCACCTTGGATACTGAACAGTTCACTCAGTTGAACACCTGGAAGAACATAATGTGTCAGGAACTCAGTGAGCAGAATGTAGTACAAATTTCACAGCagcatgataaaaagaaaaaagtaagaaaaacatatgtactgaataaagaagagaaaaaaagagtttccttttcctctcccttgtcAAATGAATCCCACCAAGACAGCAGTTGTGGTATGGGACATAGTTTCCAAAATTTTGATAAAGTCAGAGAATTTAGACGGACATTTGTGGTTAATAATTCAAACAAAGATTCGTGCTTCCTAAGTCAAAATGATAATGAATTAGGCTCTGGCATATTAGAAAACTTAGAAAATGAGTTACAAACCATTGATAATTATACCAAAGGTAGCCAAAATTTATCTGATTTTAAGACCCCAAATTCATTGAGTAAAGAAAAGCAGACTTCCAAGCAAAGCAACACAGATTTAAGCAAGAAGCCTTTGAAATATAGCAGAAAACGGacacatgaaataatttttgaaatgaaCCAAATACATGAAACTTATAACAAGGTCATGCAACACAAAGAAAGCCACATAGAAGATCTTAATTCAGAAACATATAAACCTAAAAAGACCCCTAAATACCAAGAGAACAACATTGAAAATGGATCTTGTGTAGAAGtcactagaaaaaaaatggaaaatcatgATCAGTGCTCAGATCTTCAAAAACTGGATAAGATGTGTGGCAAGAATTCATTAGACAAACCATTGAGTTTATTGATAAAACCTAAACCCAAAATGTTCATGCAGCCAGCAGATCATACTCAACATTCTGTTCCTTTAGAGTCAGGCTTAAAACACTCTATGAGAAAGTTGGAAAGTGATCCCAAATACAGTGAACACCAGAAGGGTCAAACACAAAACACAATTACAACCccaagtgaaaaaatatttcataattcttTAATGACAGTGACTAAAGAAAGAACTAAAGTACCAAATAAAAGAGAATCCAAGTCAAAAAAGAGCCGGAAGACTTATGTAGTTGCTCCAGTTGATCAAAATGAAATCAGGGAAAAAATACCTGAGGCTCTTGAGGAAAGATTAAATccatgtgattctgagcaagttatTCAGGAACCAAACttggaaaatgaaaatgtattagTCAGAATAAAACCAGATAAGTTCACTTGTAACCCAGTAAGGGAGAACACTTCCTGTCATTTAAACTCTAAAACAAAGAAGTTTTCTCCCTATACCATGTTGAAGGAGGGTTTTTTAAACTTGGACAAGCCAGTTGCTAGGAACCAGAAACTGCCAGAAAATGTTACTTTGAAGGAATCGCCCATCTTTCATGTGGATAACACTGAGCAAAAGCGTGTTTCCCAAGAGAAGACAGAAGGGACAGTATTTCAAGTCGGCAGAAGAACAGAAACAGCTGGAAAAG